In Methanomicrobium antiquum, one DNA window encodes the following:
- a CDS encoding homoserine dehydrogenase, protein MKVVLLGFGSVGRGLAKIIHEKNPGIKITAVADSKSGLIDNNGIDIPALFERKDKTGCCGENKLTPLEILDLAEYDVLIEVTPTNADTGQPAIDYIKYALSRGKSVVTSNKGPVALEYQNLINIAKKNNCSFRFEATVCGAIPIIHALEHGLAGNTIERIYGVFNGTCNYILTRMSDEKLTYQQALLEARELGYAEADPTYDIKGIDAAIKLVILANAIFGFNKTLNDVEITGIDKIPSDALQLALQDDKTIRLIGEIDAKKESLRVSPRILPQNHTLVVSDTLNAVTAETDLAGAVTFIGKGAGSVETASAVLADLLFISECNGRRN, encoded by the coding sequence ATGAAAGTTGTATTACTTGGATTTGGATCTGTTGGAAGAGGTCTTGCAAAAATCATTCATGAAAAAAATCCGGGAATAAAAATAACAGCAGTTGCCGACTCAAAAAGCGGACTTATTGACAACAACGGAATAGATATCCCCGCACTCTTTGAAAGAAAAGATAAAACCGGATGCTGTGGTGAGAATAAACTCACTCCTCTTGAAATTCTTGATTTGGCAGAATATGACGTACTGATTGAGGTTACACCAACAAATGCAGATACCGGCCAGCCTGCAATTGACTACATAAAATATGCCCTTTCAAGAGGCAAAAGTGTTGTAACCTCAAACAAAGGGCCGGTTGCGCTAGAATATCAAAATCTTATAAATATTGCCAAAAAAAACAATTGCTCTTTTAGATTTGAGGCAACAGTCTGCGGTGCAATCCCGATTATCCATGCTCTTGAACACGGACTTGCAGGAAATACAATTGAAAGAATATACGGTGTGTTCAACGGAACATGCAATTATATTTTAACCCGGATGTCTGATGAAAAACTCACATATCAGCAGGCGCTTTTGGAAGCCCGCGAACTTGGATATGCAGAGGCAGATCCGACATATGATATCAAAGGAATAGATGCGGCTATAAAACTTGTAATTTTGGCAAACGCAATTTTTGGATTCAACAAGACTTTGAATGATGTAGAGATTACCGGTATTGACAAGATTCCTTCAGATGCACTTCAGCTTGCCCTTCAGGATGACAAAACAATACGTCTTATCGGAGAGATTGATGCAAAAAAAGAAAGCCTCCGTGTATCTCCAAGAATTCTCCCGCAAAACCACACTTTAGTTGTCAGTGATACTCTAAATGCGGTGACGGCAGAAACAGATCTTGCAGGAGCAGTCACTTTTATTGGAAAAGGGGCAGGCTCAGTTGAGACTGCAAGTGCTGTTTTGGCAGATCTTCTCTTTATAAGTGAGTGCAATGGCAGGCGTAATTGA
- a CDS encoding NAD(+)/NADH kinase, with protein sequence MLVARPDDEKALSLADELSIFLEERGHSIICENKTSIALGNGDGIDISSLKGDAAVVIGGDGTVLHTVRQLENQIPIIGINRGRVGFLTDIEPEEAKEYLLKIEAGNYAIEKRMRLSLSVDGEYIGQALNEAVIVSSRPAKILQLTINIDHVPAERFRADGVIISTATGSTGYAMSAGGPIVDPWIDGFLIVPLAPYYLSSRPHLISSKRRLRVELDSTKPADLVVDGQHIMEVFNGNVLSIEKSQKPALFINAGKNFFAKVDSKLKTL encoded by the coding sequence GTGCTGGTCGCAAGGCCTGATGATGAAAAAGCTCTAAGCCTTGCAGACGAATTGTCCATATTTTTAGAAGAGCGCGGTCACAGCATAATCTGTGAGAATAAAACATCTATAGCACTGGGAAATGGTGATGGTATAGATATTTCATCCTTAAAAGGGGATGCCGCAGTAGTTATCGGAGGAGACGGAACAGTCCTTCATACTGTAAGACAGCTTGAAAACCAGATTCCAATAATAGGAATCAACAGAGGGCGCGTTGGATTCTTAACCGATATCGAACCTGAAGAAGCCAAAGAATATCTCCTTAAAATCGAGGCAGGAAATTATGCAATCGAAAAGAGAATGCGCCTTTCACTGAGTGTTGATGGTGAATACATTGGCCAAGCATTAAACGAGGCTGTAATTGTCTCATCGCGGCCTGCAAAAATCCTTCAGCTGACAATAAATATCGACCATGTTCCGGCTGAAAGATTCAGGGCAGACGGAGTCATTATAAGCACTGCGACTGGTTCAACCGGATATGCGATGAGTGCCGGCGGTCCGATTGTTGACCCGTGGATAGACGGCTTTTTAATAGTTCCTCTTGCACCTTATTATCTCTCATCACGACCGCATTTAATCAGCAGTAAAAGAAGATTAAGAGTTGAACTTGACAGCACAAAACCGGCGGATTTGGTTGTTGACGGCCAGCATATAATGGAAGTTTTCAACGGCAATGTCCTTTCGATTGAAAAATCACAAAAACCTGCACTCTTTATTAACGCCGGTAAAAATTTCTTTGCAAAAGTTGACAGCAAATTAAAAACCCTTTAA
- a CDS encoding amino acid-binding protein, with translation MKLEIMDSPGQLVNALKPISDAGGNIKSVIHERDPLSESKTLDVEITLELPKDRLESLKETLKKSGVSIVRIGEERFLIRKSVILIGHLMHTDLSDTVDRIDATGFAEVGELQMIMPAIDEPTSAKMTLKSDSLEDINRAMEILRVIAVQKEILIVEPLEGI, from the coding sequence ATGAAACTTGAGATAATGGACTCACCAGGTCAGCTCGTAAATGCGTTAAAACCGATATCGGATGCAGGCGGAAATATAAAATCTGTTATTCATGAAAGAGATCCCTTATCCGAGAGCAAGACTTTGGATGTTGAAATAACACTTGAACTGCCAAAAGACAGACTTGAGTCTTTAAAGGAGACGCTTAAAAAAAGCGGAGTTTCAATAGTAAGAATAGGCGAAGAGCGTTTTTTAATCAGAAAATCTGTCATTTTAATAGGTCACCTTATGCACACAGACTTAAGCGATACTGTAGACAGAATCGATGCAACAGGTTTTGCTGAGGTAGGAGAACTTCAGATGATAATGCCTGCGATAGATGAACCAACCTCTGCTAAAATGACACTTAAATCTGACAGTCTTGAGGATATAAACCGTGCAATGGAAATATTAAGAGTAATTGCCGTTCAAAAAGAGATTTTAATTGTTGAACCTCTGGAGGGCATCTGA
- a CDS encoding translation initiation factor IF-5A, which translates to MKEQTEIGKLKEGRYVVIEEEPCKILGIATSKPGKHGAAKSRIDAVGIFDGVKRSIVQPVSAKTYVPIVERKSAQVISISGATVQFMDIKDFDMFELTITEEEASKLEAGTEVPYISSMGKKKLDN; encoded by the coding sequence ATGAAAGAACAGACTGAAATTGGAAAATTAAAAGAGGGAAGATATGTCGTTATAGAGGAAGAGCCATGCAAAATTCTTGGCATTGCTACTTCAAAGCCTGGAAAACACGGTGCGGCAAAATCAAGGATTGATGCAGTAGGCATTTTTGATGGTGTAAAACGTTCAATTGTTCAGCCTGTATCAGCAAAGACATATGTTCCTATTGTAGAGCGCAAATCAGCCCAGGTAATTTCAATTTCCGGTGCAACAGTTCAGTTTATGGACATTAAGGACTTTGATATGTTTGAGCTTACAATCACAGAAGAAGAAGCATCCAAACTTGAAGCAGGAACCGAAGTTCCATACATTTCTTCTATGGGTAAGAAAAAACTTGATAATTAG
- a CDS encoding bifunctional fructose-bisphosphatase/inositol-phosphate phosphatase: MNFQDCCEEIANEVKSAIIPYVGRPEAAEFIRQGADGTPTKKIDQIAEDIVIRYLKEKKICSMVISEEAGCEEIGGKSGTIYLDPVDGTHNAITGNPFYALSIAFAEDGVIKKAYVKDLAHGESFYAEKDKGAFCNGIKVKVSDTEFLDKSTISVYGKKFDPETIVKIGEKIRRWRLYGASALELCYVGCARLDGFIDLRNTLRVTDAAAGMLFCKEAGGTVTDKCGRPIQFSDDVSRGECLIATNGLIHKKTIEYLR, encoded by the coding sequence ATGAATTTTCAGGATTGCTGTGAAGAGATCGCAAACGAAGTGAAAAGTGCAATAATTCCATATGTAGGAAGGCCTGAAGCGGCAGAATTCATCAGACAGGGCGCTGATGGCACACCAACAAAAAAAATTGACCAGATCGCAGAAGATATAGTCATCAGGTATTTAAAGGAAAAAAAAATCTGCAGTATGGTGATTAGTGAAGAGGCAGGATGTGAAGAGATTGGCGGGAAATCAGGGACAATATACCTGGATCCGGTTGACGGCACACACAACGCAATAACAGGAAACCCATTTTATGCACTTTCAATTGCATTTGCCGAGGATGGAGTTATAAAAAAAGCCTACGTTAAAGACTTAGCCCACGGAGAATCTTTTTATGCGGAAAAAGATAAAGGAGCCTTCTGCAACGGAATAAAAGTAAAAGTTTCAGATACCGAATTCCTCGATAAAAGTACAATAAGTGTTTACGGGAAAAAATTTGATCCTGAAACTATCGTTAAAATTGGTGAGAAAATACGCAGATGGAGACTTTACGGGGCATCGGCACTTGAACTCTGTTATGTCGGATGCGCAAGATTAGACGGGTTTATTGATCTAAGAAATACCCTGCGTGTCACAGACGCCGCCGCAGGAATGCTTTTCTGCAAAGAGGCGGGAGGCACAGTAACTGATAAGTGCGGCAGACCCATACAGTTTTCAGACGATGTCAGCCGTGGAGAATGTCTTATCGCTACAAACGGTCTGATACACAAAAAAACCATTGAATATCTGAGGTGA